In a single window of the Deltaproteobacteria bacterium genome:
- a CDS encoding SH3 domain-containing protein, whose protein sequence is MLPIAVLCQAGWRLLLLGLILIPLFLTGCYRQVVFAPPKPSKPKAAAPAVKKPTYPLYYVAVSRLNLRACPGMDCPRISLLGRNQALEKLGETEDWYQVRIPQSGTIGWVSSRYLSVSPVPEPLPKKVVTPTPTPEPPAVIKPEQKPAEVIPRVKKPETPEEREETTPQVKKPEAPTEKLANEPPIAASKPSTPAATTTPEAPEEPTEAPSSPAPEPGPKRIRIM, encoded by the coding sequence GTGTTGCCCATAGCGGTTTTGTGCCAAGCAGGATGGCGTTTGTTACTTTTAGGGCTGATACTGATACCCCTGTTCCTCACCGGATGTTATCGGCAGGTAGTTTTTGCACCGCCTAAGCCGTCCAAGCCCAAGGCCGCAGCCCCAGCGGTTAAAAAACCCACCTATCCCCTATATTATGTGGCGGTTTCGCGTTTAAACCTTCGAGCCTGCCCTGGCATGGATTGCCCCCGCATCAGCCTCCTGGGGCGCAATCAAGCTCTGGAAAAATTAGGGGAAACCGAAGACTGGTATCAGGTCCGTATCCCACAAAGCGGCACCATTGGCTGGGTATCATCCCGTTATCTATCCGTGTCCCCGGTGCCTGAGCCGCTGCCGAAAAAGGTTGTTACCCCTACCCCCACGCCTGAGCCCCCAGCAGTCATTAAGCCCGAACAAAAACCGGCAGAGGTGATCCCCAGAGTAAAAAAACCGGAGACCCCAGAGGAACGGGAAGAAACCACCCCTCAGGTAAAAAAACCTGAAGCCCCGACTGAAAAGCTTGCCAATGAGCCGCCCATAGCTGCTTCGAAACCATCAACTCCGGCTGCAACAACAACCCCGGAGGCCCCAGAGGAGCCGACTGAGGCTCCGAGCTCGCCTGCCCCTGAACCAGGTCCCAAACGGATCCGGATAATGTAA